CAAGCAATGTAAAATGAATTATCATGAGTGTCTTATGCAGAAGGTATATATGCAATATTATGATAACTTCAAAAGAACAACATTGAAGGAAGGCCCACCAAAACTCACCTGATATCTTGCATTGCTTTGTTGGTGATCTACATACAAGTAAATGAACATGAGGAGCATATTATGCAAAATATGTGACGCTTAACTTGAGATATAATAAACACGAGCAAAAAAAATGACCGTTCACAGAAATTGAACCAACCGGATTTCTTTAAATAACGAAGGAATGAGGATTGGCGGTCTATACACGGCATAACATATAGACTAATTAATAAGGACATAAATGGAAGGGGATGTGTAGCCATTTTTAACAATGGCTATGTGGCAGATAATtgaattacatatatatatatatatatatatatatataaaatatgaaatgcatGCAATATAGGGAACAAGAAATTTTGATATTCTtgctcttctctttctctcttcttgctGTGACTGTGAGTGAGAGAGACGGAAGTGTCTGTGAGTCAGAGACCGTTCGGTCCATTTCGGTCTATTTCAGTCCAGACCGGTCTTTTCAGTCTATTTGGTCTTGTAAATATGAGAcggtgagagagagtgagtttGTGTGGTGGGGGTTTAAAAAAAGCTCTTTTCGTTGTGGGCTGGGTTTTGTAGGCCTTCACATTGGGCTTCGTTTTGAGGAAAATGTGGGCTGTCTTTTGGGGTGCAAAAATGTGGCCTAGCTTTATTGGCATTTTAATCTATGAGGTTAATCGGTTTGAATGACATTTGAAGagtttattcatttatttttaagggACGTGTATACTGTATAGTCCTTCAAATCTAGAGCACCAACCTTTTTACGAACAAGAGCAATATAATTAACAATTAgaatttttaaacatttataaTGTACCAAACTAATAAATCCTCTCTTAGCCAGTTGGACTACAAACAAAAGATGACATGTTGATAAATAcgcaataaaattattaattagttaTCGAATTACCTTAGTTAAGTGAtaacaatataattatatttcacCACAATTTAGCGTAAtaacaaattagaaaatttaaaaacaataaagtGTAATAAAAAACTTAGTAACGAAgtaaaaaactaatgaaaaccCTTTTAAAAGTAAATACCACTCTATAAGGacacaaacaaacccataaaatttaatataaaagaaTAGCTACAAATAGTTAGGACTCACAAAAATATTGAAGTCCAATCCCTCTACTCAACTTCTACAAACGACCCCCTTACCTTCCTACTACAATAGTGTAGGAaccttggaatttttttatagtaattttcATCATACAAACCATAATCATTTACGCATTTCAAGAATCTCTCAAGATAACTCAACTCAATCTCTACAGGTTAAATTAagttaatttttagaattatcATGAGTGAATATTTCTCAACGTGAAGAAGTCAAATTGggtttttactttattttgcttagagtgcgtttggattgggcgttttcgcccaatcctgcgtctgcgtttttcatttttttttttttttttttttttcacgcgttttggagcGTTTTgggtttgcggctactgttcatgcactgttcaatgaacagtagccgcaaactttgacttttcaaatttttttggaccaatcacagcacatcgtgtactgttcacggacccacaaatttcacttttcagcaactttttcattaaaaattggtcccacgatactattcacacatttaaaaattatttcgctacagtgtttttcagttttcagtttcagttttcagttttcagctgtatccaaacggacccttagtctAAATCTAAATTGACTCTGGGTAATTTggatcaatttcaaaatttgatctaCTCTCTTAATGCTTTGTATCGTATGGATTTACCCACTTCTACCAATGTATTGTGCTTACCTATCCGTTAAGCACTAAATTAATCAAAACAATTTCAAACATATAGgatgcaaaatcaaaataaattaaaaaatatagaggGTGTGGTTGGGCTACCCATTTGACACTTAACATATAGTTAAGGAGCAAATCATAATGATACGTAACATTTGGGgatcatattgaaattttgaaaatttaaaaaactaaaatcaaaatttgagggatataatttgcaatttagtatttgttttatttaattattatttttttaattccaaccCGACCCAATTAAACCCATGGACAGCCCCcgttttcacttctttttccCAGCTTTTAAAATTATGCTAGCTTTAATTTAAACCCTTCCGAGTCCGACTATCAATTTGTGGTGACTGAATTGTGATCAATATTCCCCCAAAGCGTCCAAGCCCTGAACTGTAATAGTGTGATAAGAGTTTGCGAGCGATAAAAGATGGGTTTGGGAGAGGCAAAGAGAAGAGAGTACTAACAAACAAGACTGCATCGCTATTAATGCCCATAGCAACACCTCTGTTCTGTTCACAAGGTAAGTTAGTCAATACTATTCTGAAGTATCGGCCATTCTTTATAAAATCAACTGTTATAGACTAGttcatatttcatttttaaaattccaCGTAATTAACCAAGAGCATATGGAATTTTGGTGCCAATATTGGTAAGAAAGGAATCATGCTTCATATTATCACGGCTTCTAGCCTCTCCTTTTGCTTTCAGACAAATAATGAGATTCCACCAAACTATCTAAATTATACTTCATGAACACAGTCCTATCTATTATCAACTAGAGTATGTATTGAGCTTCCCTCACCTAAAGGAAAAAGATCTAACCCCAACAAAATTAAAGTATATACTTCGCCTCCATGATTAAGTCATTCCTATTTCCATGCTTTGCCAACGGCCTACGAAAGAATCGTGTGCCAAGTCATGATCTTGGTGCAATAAATCCACCTACGTACAATTTTGCCATCACTTATTTTGCAAATATATCCACCCACTCGGAATTGCTCTGTAATAAAAACAGCTGCTAAGACTTAAAAGGCATTGGTTGACTTAACCATCaaattcctttccattccatcACCACGAGAACATGGCTGAAATTGCCTATGGCGTCGCAGGGAAGGTCCTGGAGCAGCTTGGATCCCGTACATTTCAAGAGATCAGCTCAGCATGGGGCGTCCGAAGTGATCTGAAAAAGCTTGAGTACACAGTCTCAGCCATTAAAGCTGTACTCTGTGATGCTGAGGAGAGGCAAGCAAGTGACCAAAGGCTAAGGACTTGGTTAGGGGAGCTCAAAGATGTCCTTAATGATGCGGAGAATGTGCTGGATGAATTTCAGTACCGAGTTCTGCAAAAGGAAGCAATGAAGAGATACGGGAGCACCAAAAAAAAGgtgtgttatttcttttcttgctcTAATCCACTTGTATTCCACATTGAAATGGCACATAAAATCAAGAATGTTAGGGAGAGGGTAGATGCTATTTCAGGTCATAAGGATAAATTCAACCTTGCCCAAGGACCTGAACCTAGGAATATAAAAATACACAAGAGGGACATGACCCACTCCTTTGTAGATCCTTCTAATGTCATCGGTAGGGATGATGACAGAAAAAAGATCATACGTCTTTTGATGAACCCAGATGATAGAAGAAATGTCAATGTAATTCCTATAGTTGGGCTTGGAGGTTTGGGGAAGACCGCACTTGCAAAATTGGTGTATAATGATAAACTGGTAGTTAGTCATTTTCAATTGAGAATGTGGGTGTGCGCGTCTGAGGATTTTAATGTTACAAGGTTGATAAAAGAAATCCTAAAGTCTGCAATTGATAAGATTGATGAGAATTTCGGTGTGCATGGGTTGCAAAATAACTTAAGAGAACTTTTGAGAGATAAGAAATTTATAGATAATTTGGGTGTGGATGAGTTGCAATTTAGATTAAGAGAACTTTTAAAAGATAACAAATTTCTACTTGTCTTGGATGACGTTTGGAATGAGGATCGTAATAAATGGATGGAATTGCAAGATTTGTTACTTGGTGGTTACAATGGAAGTAAAATCATAGTGACAACACGAAATAACTCAGTTGCTACAATTATGGGTACTGTTCCCACATACCATTTACATGGTCTATCCAAGGAGAATTGTATGTCTTTGTTTGTGAAATTGGCATTtaaggaaggagaagaagaacaGTATCCAAACCTCTTAGAAATTGGAAATGACATTgttaaaaaatgtaaaggtgTTCCATTGGCAGTGAGGACTTTAGCCAGCCTACTTTATTCAAAAGTTGATGAAAGAGAGTGGAAATCTGTTAGAGATAATGAGATATGGCATTTAAAACAGAATGAGGGTGACATCTTACCTGCATTGAGGTTGAGTTACAATCAATTGCCGTTTCACTTGAAGCAATGCTTTGCCTATTGCTCTCTTTTCCCAAAGAATTATAAATTCACTAATTCTCAATTGGTTCAATTTTGGATGGCACATGGAATTCTTCAATCACCTGACAATGAAAAACGAGAGTTGGAAGATATTGGTGAGTTGTATATCAAGGAGTTAATGTCAAGATCTTTGTTTCAAGATGTATATGAAGACGCTTTGTTCAGTTATACCTTTAAAATGCACGATCTTGTCCATGATCTTGCAATCTCAATTGCCAAAGGTGAGTGTTCGGTAGTGACCAAGACGTCCACCCTTGCTGCCAAAGTTTGTCATCTGTCAATTTTGGAGAGTGGGCAAGAAGTTACAACACAATTAGAGAGGTTGAGCAAAGTTCAGactattattttcaaaaaaaagcaACCCATGTCCATACTTAAAGCATGTATCTCAAGATTTAAGTACTTGCGGGTGCTTGATTTGAGAAAATCATCCTTTGAGGTGTTGCCAAATTCTATTGGAAGTTTGAAACATTTGAGATATCTCGACCTAACAGAAAATCGCAGAATCAAGCAACTTCCAGATTCCATTTGCAAGCTACATAGTTTGCAAACTTTACTGCTTGATAGTTGCAGCAATCTTGAACGGTTGCCCAAAGGTATAAGGGACATAATCAGCCTCAGGTTTTTGGTTGTTAGAACAAAGCATACTTGCTTGTCGGAGAAGGCAGTAGGTTGCTTGGATTCTCTTCGATTTTTGATGATAGGTGAATGTGAGAATCTAAAATGTCTATTTGAAGGGATGGAGGGGCGCCTCACCTATCTTCGAACATTGGTTGTTGGAGATTGTCCAAGTTTGACTTCTTTATCACTAAGTATCAAACACCTAACTGCCCTAGAGACCCTGATGATTGGTGATTGTAAAGAGCTTAGTTTGATGGAGACGGAGGGAGAAGACAATCAAGATCTCAAGTTGAGCCTCCAGAATTTGATAATTTGGGATTTACCTATGTTGGAGGGTTTGCCCCACTGGCTCCAAGGATCTGCAAACACTTTACAGGTGCTAAGGATTGAAGAATGTGAAAATTTGAAGGCTTTGCCAGAGTGGCTGCCACGTTTGAAATCACTTCACAAACTTTGGATTATCAATTGCCCTAAGTTGTCATCTCTCCCAGGGGGGATGGAAGCTCTCACTGCACTAAGAGAATTGGGGATTAGAGGTTGTCCTGATTTGAGTAGAAAATGCAGAGAAGAAGATTCGCACAAGATTGCTCATGTACCACAGATTTATCTCGACGGGATCAAGTTCACAATAGAAAAGAAGATGGCATCAACGAGTACttccaagaagaagaagaaaggaagatgAGGTAAGGGCATATTTgtctttttgttcttcttctttgtgttatttaattatttattatggtttttaagtttttagcttttttacGCTTAACAATGACTTCTGATAGTTATGTTTAGTGCTTTTTGTCCAGATAGTTTTAAAGTGGATTGAAATCAAAAATAtctttttggatgaaaatggaaaataaaattcaaaaacttaagtggcattttaaatcttttttttttccgcaACCTTTCctcacaaaaatataaaaataaatggaaaagagaaaaagagaagaataaaCATTGATCCATTTAGGTGTAATTTATAGAGGAATTAAATCTTGTTTATGGAACATTGTGTTTCAATGTTTGGGCAATAAGGCATATAATCTTGAATGAATATACTAAacttcaccaaaaaaaataaataaaatgaatatactaaaatgttatttatttatttctcttttgtataATCATATTTATACTAGTATTATTCTCATTGCaagtttcttatatataattacaaatttCATTTCAGAAGTTCGACATAAGTCACATACAATAGAATTTGAACATTGCTCAATTCAAAATCACAAGTTCCTTCCATAATTCGTAAGCATTTATTCCTTGCAATTTAGATTACaagatgtaaataaataaatacttctattatttaattttcttttaagtaatgtaaataaataaatatttctattattgtaatttgaactaaatgatgtaaataaataaacatatatgtCATTGTAATTCAAAGTAAGagatgtaaataaataaagaagtgTTGTGTATACTCCCTTGAGTACATTCTTGTGTATAAAGTTGAGAGATCCATGGATTGGTGTGTGCAAGCATCTGTTCTTATATtcatgttttattctttttcttcataagCAATAACCACCATATATATTAACATGCttatttaattagaaaatatgGGGTATCATTCACATTGAAGGAAGTGacatttttatttggaattataACTTTTCATTTCCATCAAAAGCTCTTTCTAACTTAaaccaaaattacaaatgatatattaagattaagtttagagaaaaatgaCATGCCAATGATTATAGGCAATTTGTTCTCAGGTTTGGGAACAATGAGTGTCATTTTTCAAATACTTCAATGTAAGCATCTGTTAACTTTGAAATACAACTTGAGCTTTGTAATACAACTTGAGTAAATTTGAGACATCAACACAAGAAAGGAGGggaaaaaaggaggaagaagaaaaagaccaGCATATACAACCAtaatattaaaccaaaaaagaagaagtgacTAACAGCTCAAGATACAACATTTGCATCAGGGGCATCATCAAGGATGAATGGACCAAGTTTACCTGCCCTAAATAAAGTAAGATGCTT
The DNA window shown above is from Quercus lobata isolate SW786 chromosome 7, ValleyOak3.0 Primary Assembly, whole genome shotgun sequence and carries:
- the LOC115953188 gene encoding putative disease resistance protein RGA4; translation: MAEIAYGVAGKVLEQLGSRTFQEISSAWGVRSDLKKLEYTVSAIKAVLCDAEERQASDQRLRTWLGELKDVLNDAENVLDEFQYRVLQKEAMKRYGSTKKKVCYFFSCSNPLVFHIEMAHKIKNVRERVDAISGHKDKFNLAQGPEPRNIKIHKRDMTHSFVDPSNVIGRDDDRKKIIRLLMNPDDRRNVNVIPIVGLGGLGKTALAKLVYNDKLVVSHFQLRMWVCASEDFNVTRLIKEILKSAIDKIDENFGVHGLQNNLRELLRDKKFIDNLGVDELQFRLRELLKDNKFLLVLDDVWNEDRNKWMELQDLLLGGYNGSKIIVTTRNNSVATIMGTVPTYHLHGLSKENCMSLFVKLAFKEGEEEQYPNLLEIGNDIVKKCKGVPLAVRTLASLLYSKVDEREWKSVRDNEIWHLKQNEGDILPALRLSYNQLPFHLKQCFAYCSLFPKNYKFTNSQLVQFWMAHGILQSPDNEKRELEDIGELYIKELMSRSLFQDVYEDALFSYTFKMHDLVHDLAISIAKGECSVVTKTSTLAAKVCHLSILESGQEVTTQLERLSKVQTIIFKKKQPMSILKACISRFKYLRVLDLRKSSFEVLPNSIGSLKHLRYLDLTENRRIKQLPDSICKLHSLQTLLLDSCSNLERLPKGIRDIISLRFLVVRTKHTCLSEKAVGCLDSLRFLMIGECENLKCLFEGMEGRLTYLRTLVVGDCPSLTSLSLSIKHLTALETLMIGDCKELSLMETEGEDNQDLKLSLQNLIIWDLPMLEGLPHWLQGSANTLQVLRIEECENLKALPEWLPRLKSLHKLWIINCPKLSSLPGGMEALTALRELGIRGCPDLSRKCREEDSHKIAHVPQIYLDGIKFTIEKKMASTSTSKKKKKGR